The Candidatus Woesearchaeota archaeon DNA window AAGGATTTTGGAAATAAAGCCCATGCTTAAAGAAATTATGAAATTAAGGTTCAGGCTGAAATACGGTGTTAAGGAAGAATTATTGCCTTTGATGAAATTAAAGCATATTGGAAGAGTAAGGGGAAGGATGCTTTTCAATAACGGAATAAAAGATATCGCAGATGTTAAAAAGGCAGATCTGACGGCACTGGCGCAGATACTTGGATCTAATACTGCTATTGACATTAAGAAGCAGGTCGGAGAGGATTTTGAGAAGATGAAAGTCAAGGAGAACAAAAGAAGAGGGCAGATAAGCCTAGGGGATTATTGATTACAGATACTCTATTTTAAAATGTTATTACCCTTTTATCAGGGATATCTGCTTTATAGCTTTTATACAATCTTGAGGCCAATAGATATTTACTATATTCAAGTACATTTACCTTGGGTGTTTTTTGCGGTACAGTATCTAGCACATATAGCTCATCAATTGAAGATGTTTCTATTTTAGAAGGGTCTGTATTAACATTATGGCTTAAAAGCCAAATCACATAACTAGCGCCGCATTTTTCTTTTAAGAAAGTAGTTGTGTCAACAGCAGTTCCACCACTGGCTAACAAGTCATCTATCAGAATTGCAGTTTTTCCTTTGATGATGTTTTCAAGTGTTATCTTCCCAAAAGGTTTAAAACCAGCTACACGAATATTACCTGCATCAATTCTATCCTTTATTGCTACAGGCATATTTTCATATAATTCACCTATTGATCTCCCAAAACTCTTTGTTCTATCTTCTGTTCCATCATCGGCGATAACAACAACGGCATCTTTTAACCGGTCTTCATTTTCTTTGTAGAATGTTAAAAAAGGAGTTAGTCTTGCTAACCTTGGCTTAACATCATCGCTTAACTTATTTATGCCTAATTTTGTATAATCAGCTTCTGCCCTGAAAGGATCATAGTGATGAAATAAAACGCTGTAGCGTTTACAATAATCAAATATTTTTTCATTATGTACATCTATTGTTATTAATTCTACTCTTGCTTTTTTATTTGGCCAATCTTCCGGTAATCTTGAAAAATCCCTTATAAATCTTCTAAGTATATTTGCTTGTAAAAATCCCCTTTCTGCATATTTTTCAACAGAATGTGCTCTTACATAAGTAGAATAAGGAAAACAAAAAGTCAGTTTTCTTATAGGAATGTATTCTAGCATTTCACCGAACCCCCTTGCTTGGCTTAGCCTATCATTTATGCTTAAATCTGAGTTTGGTTGAAATAAATAATCAATATAAACTACATGAGCGCCAGTTAAAGGTTGAACAGAGAATAGACCCGCTTCCACTCTTGTTTCTGTATCGGGAAACTCATCTATGACTAAGGGTCTAGTTTCATTTTTATTTACTTTTTCTTCAGGAGTTAGTTCATTTGCCTTTTTCCCTTCCAGAACTTTGACATCTTCTCCAATACTATATTCTTCTCTGAGTATTCTAAAAATATCTCTAGCTAGTTTTTTGCCTTCTGAGTCTCCTGAAACAAGAATCAAATCTTTGTTAACCATCTTCACCCCACCTTAAGCTTTGAAATTACATTATAATTTAAATATCTTTCTCTTTTATTAACTACTCTCCAAAAATAATTACGTAAAACAGCGTAAAAATTAAATAATAGCATTTTATATAACTAAAACAGAATGACTAAACTAAATTTCAATGACGTAGTCCTTGCTATTGTCAAAAAAATACCAAAAGGCAGAATAACAACTTACAAGGAGATCGGCAGGGCATTAAAGAGAAAAGGCCAAATTTATAGAGCAGTTGGAAGGGCATTGCATGAGAATAAATGCCCAGTGATCATACCCTGCCACAGGGTTGTGAAGAGCGATGGAAGCATTGGCGGGTATTCACGCGGAATAAAGAAGAAGATTAATTTATTGAAGAAAGAGGGGATTGAGGTAAAAAATAATGAAATAATTGACTTTGAAGAAAAACTATTTAGGTTTTAATAATTCTTTTTACTAAAGGCAACCAAAGTGCCTAATATTTTTAATCTTTTCTTTCTGTTATAAGTGTCAAACAGGTTCAGGAAGGGATCGCCAAACCTATTATACATTTGCACCCTGACATATTCCGGATTATGTTTCTTTATCCTCTTTTTGTTTATTGGTATTGTTGGTGCAAACCTTATTCCTTTCTTATGTCCAGGATATTTTTTATTAATAACGTAAAATGCGAAGTTGCCTTCTTTATAGCCTTCGACACCATGGAAAGATTCTCTTGCAATCACAAAGTTTTTACGCAACTTAGATATATCGCCTTCAAAAATCCTTGCTGTTTCTAAATACTCTTTATATTTTTGAGGTGACTTTCTGAATCCTCTTAGGGCATCTTCTATGCTTTTTCTTTCTTCAGCTCCGTAGAATAGTTGGATACCCACCGGATGAGCGCCAGCCATTCTATCAGTTCTTTCAGCAGCTTGTCTTGCGTATTCCCCCAAGAAGTTACTCAGCTGCTCATGCATGGTTTTGAATGCTTCAATATCACCCGAAGTTACAATATCTCTTTGATGCTCTAAAGCCGAAATTAACAAATCGTAAACTGCTTTGGTCGCAGGATTTTCCATCTGTATTGAGCCGTACATTTCGCCCTGATTTGGATCTGATACAACCCTTCCAGTAGCATCCATCATCAATCTGAAAAACAGAGTTGAGTGCTTTTGCAGCTTTTCAAAACCAACTTTTTCTGATAAACTTTTTAATGCTGTTAAAAATGCATATGCTACTGAATGAGGCTCGATCTGCAAAGGAGCCATTTCATAATCATGCTCAGCAGGCTCAACTAACTTATCAATATTTGCTCTGTTTTTCTTAAAAATCCCTTCTATTTTGTTAAACCATTTCCCGCCTTCTTTCGGCCTTCCTTCAATCATCAAAACATTCTGGCCCCAAGGTAAGACATTGGGCCTGTACATTCCATGAACACCAAATACTTCTATTTCAGGCTTTGAATATTTAATCATGGCATCCATTGCTTTAGTTTTGACAGAACTTAAATCAGCAATCGCTTCATTAGCTAGCGGTGCCCATCTTTCAATCTCGATTGGTGCAATACGAATCGGTAGGGAAAAAAGAGCAAGATTAGAACTTTTCATTAATTCCTCAGAAGATAAAAGAAGATAACCTCTTTCTGCGCATAACTTCCTTGCCTTTTCAACATTAATGTCGGAAATAGCAACTTCTAATTCAGACTTTTGCAAGATATCTGCAAAATAAGAGCCTTCTGCTCCCGCTCCCCCAATTATACCTACTCGCTCAGTCATTTTAGATACAGTTTTTTGTACTGCATGTACTTTTCAGGATCCTTATAGCTGGCCTCAGACACTCTTTTAATTTTTACAATATATTGACAGGCATCTATAGTAGAACCTATTATTGCAGCATTAATTACAGTATCAATACTCCTTCTCAGAGCTAATGCTGCAGCACCTCCGATAATTGCCCCGCGAATTATGCATTCCGCCGTCCCTAATAGATGATAGCCGAGTCTTTTCGAGAAATTCTCCTGTTCACATCCCTTTATTAAATTTTTACCAGGGATTAATAATTCCCATGTTTTTAATAAATATTGGTTACCCATTCCATATGCCTCCTTCTACTTTCATCACCTCTTTTAAAAGTATTTTAAACAAAGAACTTATTTCTTCCTTTTCTTCTTCACTTTCTTTATCTCTTTCTCAAGATCAAGCTCATCCAGCAATTCCTTGTATCTGTTCCTGATCGTAACTTCTGTAACTCCTGCAACATCTGCGACTTCCCTCTGCGTTCTTTTTTCGCCGTGCATCAGGGCTGCGACATACAAAGCAGCAGCTGCAATTCCGGTTGGCCCTCTTCCTGATGTTAATTCAGCTTTCTGCGCCCTTTCCAGTATTTCAACAGACTTGCTTTGTGTTTCAGGGCTTAATTTCAATGCAGATGCAAATCTCGGAATATAATCAGCAGGATTTGAAGGCAGTATTGTTATTCCAAGCTCTCTTGTTACAAATCTATAAGTTCTTCCGATTTCTTTCTTCTCAATACCTGATGCCTCGCTTAATTCATCCAATGTTCTTGGAACTTCATGCCTTCTGCAGGCCGCATATAAAGCTCCTGCAACAACAGATTCCATGCTTCTTCCCCTTACTAATCCGCGCTGCACAGCCAAAGTGTAAATTCTTGAAGATTCTTCTTCAACAGACTTTGGAAGCTTCAGATAAGAGCTGACTCTTTTCAGTTCAGCCAATGCGAGCTTTAAGTTTCTTTCAATAGCTGTAGAAATCCTGTACTGCCATTTTCTCAGCCTGAAAAACTTGTTTCTATCCTTGCTTCTTAATTGGTATAAATCACCCTGCTGGC harbors:
- a CDS encoding prephenate dehydrogenase/arogenate dehydrogenase family protein; the protein is MTERVGIIGGAGAEGSYFADILQKSELEVAISDINVEKARKLCAERGYLLLSSEELMKSSNLALFSLPIRIAPIEIERWAPLANEAIADLSSVKTKAMDAMIKYSKPEIEVFGVHGMYRPNVLPWGQNVLMIEGRPKEGGKWFNKIEGIFKKNRANIDKLVEPAEHDYEMAPLQIEPHSVAYAFLTALKSLSEKVGFEKLQKHSTLFFRLMMDATGRVVSDPNQGEMYGSIQMENPATKAVYDLLISALEHQRDIVTSGDIEAFKTMHEQLSNFLGEYARQAAERTDRMAGAHPVGIQLFYGAEERKSIEDALRGFRKSPQKYKEYLETARIFEGDISKLRKNFVIARESFHGVEGYKEGNFAFYVINKKYPGHKKGIRFAPTIPINKKRIKKHNPEYVRVQMYNRFGDPFLNLFDTYNRKKRLKILGTLVAFSKKNY
- a CDS encoding transcription initiation factor IIB; protein product: MPEMVKKCPECGGINLFWNKDKGEIICKDCGLVIEDKMVDFTQEWRNFEDEGGESKRRGGAPMTYTQYDQGLGTEVGQQGDLYQLRSKDRNKFFRLRKWQYRISTAIERNLKLALAELKRVSSYLKLPKSVEEESSRIYTLAVQRGLVRGRSMESVVAGALYAACRRHEVPRTLDELSEASGIEKKEIGRTYRFVTRELGITILPSNPADYIPRFASALKLSPETQSKSVEILERAQKAELTSGRGPTGIAAAALYVAALMHGEKRTQREVADVAGVTEVTIRNRYKELLDELDLEKEIKKVKKKRKK
- a CDS encoding ribose-phosphate pyrophosphokinase; the protein is MVNKDLILVSGDSEGKKLARDIFRILREEYSIGEDVKVLEGKKANELTPEEKVNKNETRPLVIDEFPDTETRVEAGLFSVQPLTGAHVVYIDYLFQPNSDLSINDRLSQARGFGEMLEYIPIRKLTFCFPYSTYVRAHSVEKYAERGFLQANILRRFIRDFSRLPEDWPNKKARVELITIDVHNEKIFDYCKRYSVLFHHYDPFRAEADYTKLGINKLSDDVKPRLARLTPFLTFYKENEDRLKDAVVVIADDGTEDRTKSFGRSIGELYENMPVAIKDRIDAGNIRVAGFKPFGKITLENIIKGKTAILIDDLLASGGTAVDTTTFLKEKCGASYVIWLLSHNVNTDPSKIETSSIDELYVLDTVPQKTPKVNVLEYSKYLLASRLYKSYKADIPDKRVITF
- a CDS encoding MGMT family protein, coding for MTKLNFNDVVLAIVKKIPKGRITTYKEIGRALKRKGQIYRAVGRALHENKCPVIIPCHRVVKSDGSIGGYSRGIKKKINLLKKEGIEVKNNEIIDFEEKLFRF